In Syntrophorhabdaceae bacterium, a single window of DNA contains:
- a CDS encoding glycogen-binding domain-containing protein: protein MNSAKKNTKKRITFKLHAPGAKSVHLAGTFNGGNTRSHPLRRDKRSKTPGMWQRILYLEPGVYEYRFIVDGKGHDDPNVTERWTNEFGSFDCIIWV, encoded by the coding sequence AAAAGAACACGAAAAAGCGCATTACCTTCAAGCTTCATGCACCAGGAGCGAAGAGTGTGCATCTCGCCGGTACTTTCAATGGCGGGAATACGCGTTCTCATCCTCTCAGGCGGGACAAGAGGAGCAAGACACCGGGCATGTGGCAAAGGATTTTGTACTTGGAACCAGGGGTCTACGAATACCGCTTTATAGTTGATGGTAAAGGGCACGATGATCCAAACGTCACGGAGCGATGGACAAATGAGTTCGGCAGCTTCGATTGCATTATATGGGTATGA